Genomic segment of Coturnix japonica isolate 7356 chromosome 12 unlocalized genomic scaffold, Coturnix japonica 2.1 chr12random664, whole genome shotgun sequence:
ACACTGACTGTGAATGCCTTACAGGTCCTTTGTGGGTTGTGTGTGTGAAACTGGAGTGCTTTGCCTTCCTGTAGGTGGTTAAGCTGGCAAAAATGAGCGTTgtctattttctctttcttgaagGTAATTGCTGAAAGCCTTTCGATAGTGTCAAAATGCACTTTGACAGTTATCTTAGTCATCCTTTATCCGCAATGGGGccttcacattttttccttggCTCAGGTAAGTTTCCTGTATTCTGTATATAAATTCTTGCTCTGAAATgttctttgctgctgtctgtgacATTTAACCTGCTAGATAACACTGAGGAGGTGAGAGAATGTTCCTCCGAGGTGAGGGTTTAAATGTGAAGGATTTTGGTGATAGACGTTACTTGGCGCGTTGAGCCCAGTCAGTTTAATGGGCACCTTTGTTGTGTGCCTAAAGGTACATTTTGTGAATAAGGTTGTTACGTTGTGTGTGCTTTAGCTGTTCTTGAGGGCAGAGGGCTGTGATGCTGATCTGctgattaaaatgaatttaaatcaACAGTACtctgtgtgtggggaggggagTTACAGTAACGCCTTCAGCTAGGTTCAGAGTTGACAGGAGGAAGAACTGCCTTCACTTCTCACTGAGTTCTCactcattctttgtttttttccttccttgtctttCCAGCTTTTGTACACCAGTGTTCTGGTGCTGTGCTATGtggtttgttttgcaaagtTCTTGGGGTCTCCTGAAGCAACAAAGAAGTCATTTCCGATTACAAGAATGAAAGGCCTGTTACCTAACTGGATGGCGGATAAGGTGGGTCACACAGTTCATTCTTAAGTCTTTGACGAGAGCGCTTTGAAAACTGGAGTTGATGGAGTGACTGAGAGATTATTTCTGCTCCTGGACACCATGGCTGGTTAGGAAGCATGGTTGCATAAAATTCCATTCACAGTTGTTGCATTCAAATCCTTGTCAGAAAACCACAGTGAACCTGGAGCTCTTTGTTTCTGGGCCTCGTTGGCTGCCTCATCTGTTGATTGGAGATGGAACATTTACAGTGTTAAAGGGAGTGAGCTGGTATCAGGTAGAAGAGAATCCAGGGTTGTCTTACAGAGCTGGTACTTCAACTTCTCCTCAGACAGAACGTGGTGGTGCACAGCGTCCTGCAGATACTCAGATCTCTGATGTCCTCCAAAAAGGAAATggggcaaagaaagaaatgaaaaggcaaagatgaggagagactgagagatTGAGGACATGAAGGCAGTTCTGTCTTGTGAGGCTTGCAGGAGTGCTTTGAAGAGCACTGAAAGATGTACAGTACTGTGAGGGGCAGAGTTATATTGGTCTGCTAAACAACTTTTCCCCCTCTCTGGTTACTGTTGAGTGATTTACTCTGTAGAAAACTTATGCAGTTCCTTTGTGTATCTGCAAAGATGGTGATTTTCCACAAGGGAGAAAGTCAGCCAGACCAGGGTGACGCTGCTTCTTTGATTTTGCAGGCTTTCCTTAACTGGAAGGAAGCATGGCTGACTTGGAGCTTCTTCAAACAGTCCTTCCTGAAGCAGATTTTGACAGAGGGTGAGGCTCGATGTGTGGGAATGCTGGGGGAAGGAAAGTGGATACAGGTCACAAAATGGACAAGGAGCCTGGGAAGGCTGGGAGGGGATGGTGGTCAGAGCGGCACCAGCAGGTGTTGGCAACCCAGGTGCAGTTACGGAAGGTTTGTGGAGGATCAGAACTGTACCGTCCTGCTGGACATGTCTCTGGAATGCGTCCTGTTAGCAGGGCCTGGACACACACGGGGAGAGATGTGGGGGTTTGTCcttacttctgtgttttcaacTTCAGGTGAGCGATACGTGATGACTTTTCTGAATGTGATAAACTTTGGCGATCAGGGTGAGTGTGGCGATGCTGTGCAACAATGACATCATTTTCTAGTTGCTCCTTTTtgtctgcttctgaaaatactgaaaatattagaaaccatttgaaaataacatgaaaatgttgGAGGATTTCAGTGGCGCTGGGACGTTGAGGTGCATTTCAGAGAATGATGGGTAAATGGTTATTAAATAtaacacacaccaaaaaacaagaaacaaaaccagagcaaCTTGTTTGAGGGTCGTGGATTTAAGGAATGCTTCTCCCTTGGATCAAAACTTGGCAGTTGTGCCTCTTCTGCTGTGcgtcttgtttctgttttaaaaacttgGAAGGAGGCAGCATAGTATCTGATACATTGCAgttccttctcttcattttcttggcCCTGTTGTCTTCCTTTGCAGTCTGTTAGCTGTTACAGCAGGAACACTGTTGTTTGTAGCATCACATCTCCAACTGAATGTGCTCCATAAAAGCAGTGTCCTTACAGAGTAATGAatggcagcagcagttcaggTGACAGCACTGGCTGCGCCACAGGCTGATTCTCTTGCATCTGGATCTTTTATCTTCCTCTGTAGTAAGAACTGAAGGGGCTGCCTGGGGGTGTCTGGGGCTATTGCTAGATTTGCTCTAATGCTGCATTAAGTTCCACTGGTTCTCTCTTTGTTTATCAGAAATGTGGAATAGGAATTTGTGccagaaaaaaagtgacagcttgttggtgtgttttgtttgtgaagGTGTGTATGATATCGTGAATAATCTCGGGTCGCTGGTGGCCAGGTTCATCTTTTTGCCTATTGAAGAGagtttttatgtctttttcGCTCAAGTAttggaaagagggaagaatgTAAAGGATCAGAAGCAGGTACGTTTGTTAGTATTGGTTCCACATGAAATGCTTACCTTCTGTTGGAGATCAATTGTATCAGGAGTGTGACTGACGTGTGTTTAAATTACTGAGTGTAAAGATATTTGGAAAGAAACTTGAAGTGGAGACCATGCCGAAGGAGTCTGGACAAAAAGCAAATGGATAAAAAGGTAGCGAAGTAGGAGTTACGAGGTGCAATGACATAATGCTGCATTGTCTGGTATTGAAGTTAAAATCCTCTACTCCAACAGCATGGTGCTTGTGCACCatgtctgtgcagctgtgctgaggcAATTACTGTAGGTTCAATCTCTTTCCAGCAAATAAGTGGCACTTGACAATATTTGACTGACTTGAAAATACAACAGGCTGGTAAGCATTGAGCGCTTCAGAGGGTGCCCTTTCCAGAGGAAGACAGCTGTGTTTTGGCTGAGCTTTGGGATTGTTTGCGCAGTAACGATGGTTACATGAAGGAGAGGTTTCTGTATGCTCTAGAAGAAATTCTTGGTCAGATAGGAAGGTCCCAGTCAGCCAAGTGTCGTGTCTCACGTTAATGGTAGGCTGACAGAGGTgtacctgtgtgtgtgtttgacgTGGAGTGTTCatggtgtgtttgtgtgtgggCTTATCCCGTGCACCTGGCAGGAGGTTTGACTCCTCATGAGGGGTGTGGGCAGCTGCATCTTACCATGTACAGAACTCACAAGTGGCTCCTTATGCTGTGGCGAAACTTGTAGTCCAGTGTAACAATGAAGACGTGGCCCTTTTGGTGATTCAGGCTGTGGCCCTGGGcaaatgctgtgcttttctttgctatttacTGGCTGCTGTTTGCCCCTTTCCTTAAGCCCTGAAACAGAGCTGTCAATGGCTGATCTTTGTTGAGAGTTCTGCATATAATACGGAAGAGAATAAGAAtacctgagcacagctggaagccAGGACAAGTGTGTAGGTGTGTCAATACCAAAAAATAGTCTTGGCTGTGCCTTGCATTGTGCCAGTGGACTTTTTCCCCCTGGAACAGTTTCTcttggtgacagcagcagttgTGCTGGTTCTAGTTCGTGTAATTGactgctgggttttgttgttttgtttctgtttttttctccaggatgATGTTGCTATGGCTTCGAATGTGTTAGAACTGCTGTTGAAGCTGGTGCTTCTGATTGGCCTTACCATTGCTGTTTTTGGATGTGCCTTTTCTCAGCTGGCTCTGGATATTTATGGAGGTTCAATGCTCAGTTCTGGAACAGGTAAAAAGCtttagctgtgttttttgtttctcagctctgttctgAGCTCTTGGCTCGGTCAgctttctgtctgaaaaaaatcagctcagGTTAAAAGGAGCTTCAAGTAGCCTCATTCTGGTAGAATTATTTGATTGCTTTGCCCTCCTGTAGATGCATGCATTTAGAATATTCCAACTGTAGCACCACAGCTCCCAAAGTTACCTGCAGGGATGCTTGCAGAGGCTGGAATGTAGCCCAGCAGTAGTTTTAACAATATTAGGAGGTttacaaggaaggaaggataaaGCATTGGCTTTTCCTGACTTGTGTCACGTGTACCAGCTTATGGCCCAATAAATACAACCACCACTTTTGTGGAGGAGATCTTGTCTGTTACATTAATAGCTGCTGCCGCCTTGTACTTTGTGTTTGGGTTCCCCttgctttgtttattctgtttgtCATCTTGTCAAGATGTCCAGACCAGAAGCTTCTCAAAGGGACACAGAAGTTGCTGTTATCATCGGTGATAATGTTACAGCTTCTGTTGTGGAGTATGAAACTGTGgctttataaaagaaataatgatcTCTTTATCCTTGTAATGCtgctgtctttattttgttgtagGTCCCGATCTTCTCCGGTGCTACTCGTTGTATGTCCTATTTCTTGCTGTCAATGGAGTAACAGAATGTTTCACGTTTGCTTCGATGTGCAAAGAAGAAGTGGACAGGTGAGGAGTACCCCCAGTGCATCTGTGTGTGATTTGCATGGAGTTAAGCATGCAAATGGGGAACAATTGTTCTGCTTGGATATTCGcttggaaatgcttttctgttacTGAGAAGGCAGTTTCTTTTTGCAGTCGTTTTAAGGACTGTGTGCAGACCTCGATGTAAAAGCTTTAGTTTAAACCTTTGGGTAAAAAGGATCCGAACTGACAAGGTTATTAGCTTTTAATACACAGCAAACTGGGAAAGTAATTTAATGTGAAGTCTTATTTTCTGTACATGTACGTGAATAGAAGCTTCAGTTTTTAAGGTGGACTGTTATGTTAAACTCCTTAAAGTCTTGCAGCTGTTAAAACTTCTCAGTCACAGTTTCTATAGATCACATTTGGGATGACATGAGTTCAGTGGTTTATCGGCCTTGAGGAGAGCTCTGGACAGATGACTTCCTGTGATGTTTTGCAGCCTGGATGTTTTCTTGGTTCTCTGTTGTGGTGTGTTGGCACTGCAACCTGATGGCTGCCATCGGACTTGTTTCACTTCTGTGGCTGTTGTCTATTACAGCTCTGTTCCAAATTAATTaggcctttattttttttaggtcATTAATTAAAAGAGATCCTCTTTTAGCAGTTTAGCAATTGAGCAATTCTTTTTAGATGTGCAAGGACTGCTTTTGTCCCCCTTTCCAAGTGTGATCTTCTCTTTAAAGCCACTGTTTGGAGCAGGACTAAGTGTCACCCTATTGAGCGTTATTGTTCTTCAGTACcgaatagagaaggaaaaagtcCTCAGTGTTTGATACTGCTAATTATTGTTAGTAGGTTTTCTGAAGTGAATGCACAGGTGAATAGTAGGATAGAATTTCCTTCACTTAAAGTAGTTGTTGGTTTAGTTTACTCAAcgtatttttcattcttgtgctgcatttcttttctcagccttGCCGGCTGTTAGCAGATGACAGGAGTTGTTGCTCCCATGTTTTAGAAAGCGAATggatttttatcttctgaaaatgAGTTTAGTAATTAAATAGTGCAACTGCATATGTTGTTTatattgtttcttcttcctagGTACAATTTTGTTATGCTGGCCTTGTCCTTCGTGTTCCTGTGCATCTCTTATTTCTTGACCCGCTGGCACGGAAGTGTTGGCTTCATCCTTGCCAACTGCTTTAATATGGGTATTCGCATTGCTCACAGCATCCAGTACATCTATGAGTACTTCAAGGAAAGCTCCTACAGACCTTTGACAGGCTTGCTTCCCTCACCGTTTTTAATACTCGCTTATGTCATAAGTGGAGGAATTACTGTTTATTCAGAGGTAAGTATCTGCCTCGGGATGTTCCTTTCACTGCGGAGGTTTGTCAGATGGCTTCATTaccagaaggaaagaaatatatcAACAGGAAAGGCTTACAACCATAGCCTTGGAGATTTCCATTACATCTTGCAAGGCTGCGTATAgatctattaaaaatgaaacaaagacatGCAATTATATTGATCTTCAGATGTGTGCCTGCTTGCCTTCTCCAGGTGGCAGAGAACTGTGTACCTAATGAGTCAGACAGTTCTGCTGGCCATCTGTATATCCACATTCTTAGTTCTTGGTAATTGATGGTGATAGTGCAAAGAAATGGTCACTAAAGATTcggttaaaaaaataaaaaagcagtgCAGGgggaataaaacaacaacatctATCATGTATGTAGCTGGCCTACCTTGTGCCAACTggttttccttcagttgctGGTTTCCTTTGTTTTAGGCATTCTTCTGCTGCGATAAGGGTTGGATGTCAAGGCTGATTCACATCAGCATTGGGGCGCTGTGCTTTGCAGCTACCACCATTACCATGTTCTGCACAGAGACCAAGCTGGTCCACTTTGTCAGAAGCCAGTTCCTCTCCCAGTATATGAAGAAAGGAACATGAAATGCTCGTGGGCAGAATAATTCTTGTTCGTGGCTGCAATTATGGAGGGTTGTATTCTTTGCACGGGTCTGCCTGGATAAAGGTTTCCACATGAGTTTGTTGGAAGTATTGATAGTGACAGTATAAGTGGTTGCTGACTAAACTACTCTGTACAGTGAAAGAGAGCCGAGTAATTTTCTCTTCATGCATCATTCGTTCTTAGCTTTTCTTCCAACAGCCTCGTTGGTGATGAAGGTCTGTAGTGCACCTGCCTGACATGAACTGATGGCCAGAATTAATGTGGGGAGCTCCATTCTTACTGGTAGGGAGACATATATGAAGGCATTGTATGGCTTACGTCTTAATTAACATGTAATTAAGAATACCCTTATTGAGGATGGTGGGCTGTTGAAAAAGTTAGCAAAGAAATGGTTTgatgttgaaaaacaaaaaccagaaccAAAACCTGAAGCAAACACTGGAGCGAGGACCAAGCACGAAACCAGTACCAAAGTGGAACGTAATGCAGCGCAGAAAAACCTGAGTTATCGGTGCCCTGAAGTGAGAAGCATTAAACAGACAGTTCTGGTACTTGCAGGGAAGCTACTGGAATATGCAGCGTGTCCAAGTCCAAGCTGGCTGTGTGAGTTTACTTCTGTCAGCATCATTCATGTAAGGAGAGAATCGATTAGCTTGTCAGAAATGCTCTGAAGCTTTTCTCTAGACAGAAGTGTGGTGGGTTTTTGAGCAGTGCCGAACAACAGCTGTGAATTACAGTCACGTCCAAGTTCCAGAAGGTAGAGTTAAATATCATTGActtcactgctgttctgttccTACCTGAGGTGATCAGTGCAGTTATGAGCAGATTTGTCTCGCCTTTCTGCAAAGTGGAACGTTGTGTATGTTGAATGAGATTTCCTTCTGGGTTTGTGC
This window contains:
- the RFT1 gene encoding protein RFT1 homolog isoform X5; its protein translation is MARSGAFLSCPCPQCCNAPHHCAHTRCLCSIHIHKWSWTPLAAISPHTEAVHCIAAHPAVSPRRHLLTGTTRVGFSSAAVRPLVTSSRRDAVLPAGRSVSWRPSVLSVRPPAWPRPAQVLFRAVTFGLNALTLRYLSRELLGVVSVRLTLLYSTAVFLAREAFRRACLSGGAERSWAATINLLWLTVPLGVFWSVFLGFVWLHVLEVPDPSVVPHYQAGVVAFGLSAVVELLGEPFWVLAQAHLFVRLKVIAESLSIVSKCTLTVILVILYPQWGLHIFSLAQLLYTSVLVLCYVVCFAKFLGSPEATKKSFPITRMKGLLPNWMADKDDVAMASNVLELLLKLVLLIGLTIAVFGCAFSQLALDIYGGSMLSSGTGPDLLRCYSLYVLFLAVNGVTECFTFASMCKEEVDRYNFVMLALSFVFLCISYFLTRWHGSVGFILANCFNMGIRIAHSIQYIYEYFKESSYRPLTGLLPSPFLILAYVISGGITVYSEAFFCCDKGWMSRLIHISIGALCFAATTITMFCTETKLVHFVRSQFLSQYMKKGT
- the RFT1 gene encoding protein RFT1 homolog isoform X1, whose translation is MARSGAFLSCPCPQCCNAPHHCAHTRCLCSIHIHKWSWTPLAAISPHTEAVHCIAAHPAVSPRRHLLTGTTRVGFSSAAVRPLVTSSRRDAVLPAGRSVSWRPSVLSVRPPAWPRPAQVLFRAVTFGLNALTLRYLSRELLGVVSVRLTLLYSTAVFLAREAFRRACLSGGAERSWAATINLLWLTVPLGVFWSVFLGFVWLHVLEVPDPSVVPHYQAGVVAFGLSAVVELLGEPFWVLAQAHLFVRLKVIAESLSIVSKCTLTVILVILYPQWGLHIFSLAQLLYTSVLVLCYVVCFAKFLGSPEATKKSFPITRMKGLLPNWMADKAFLNWKEAWLTWSFFKQSFLKQILTEGERYVMTFLNVINFGDQGVYDIVNNLGSLVARFIFLPIEESFYVFFAQVLERGKNVKDQKQDDVAMASNVLELLLKLVLLIGLTIAVFGCAFSQLALDIYGGSMLSSGTGPDLLRCYSLYVLFLAVNGVTECFTFASMCKEEVDRYNFVMLALSFVFLCISYFLTRWHGSVGFILANCFNMGIRIAHSIQYIYEYFKESSYRPLTGLLPSPFLILAYVISGGITVYSEAFFCCDKGWMSRLIHISIGALCFAATTITMFCTETKLVHFVRSQFLSQYMKKGT
- the RFT1 gene encoding protein RFT1 homolog isoform X3, with the translated sequence MARSGAFLSCPCPQCCNAPHHCAHTRCLCSIHIHKWSWTPLAAISPHTEAVHCIAAHPAVSPRRHLLTGTTRVGFSSAAVRPLVTSSRRDAVLPAGRSVSWRPSVLSVRPPAWPRPAQVLFRAVTFGLNALTLRYLSRELLGVVSVRLTLLYSTAVFLAREAFRRACLSGGAERSWAATINLLWLTVPLGVFWSVFLGFVWLHVLEVPDPSVVPHYQAGVVAFGLSAVVELLGEPFWVLAQAHLFVRLKVIAESLSIVSKCTLTVILVILYPQWGLHIFSLAQLLYTSVLVLCYVVCFAKFLGSPEATKKSFPITRMKGLLPNWMADKAFLNWKEAWLTWSFFKQSFLKQILTEGERYVMTFLNVINFGDQGVYDIVNNLGSLVARFIFLPIEESFYVFFAQVLERGKNVKDQKQDDVAMASNVLELLLKLVLLIGLTIAVFGCAFSQLALDIYGGSMLSSGTGPDLLRCYSLYVLFLAVNGVTECFTFASMCKEEVDSIQYIYEYFKESSYRPLTGLLPSPFLILAYVISGGITVYSEAFFCCDKGWMSRLIHISIGALCFAATTITMFCTETKLVHFVRSQFLSQYMKKGT
- the RFT1 gene encoding protein RFT1 homolog isoform X4, yielding MARSGAFLSCPCPQCCNAPHHCAHTRCLCSIHIHKWSWTPLAAISPHTEAVHCIAAHPAVSPRRHLLTGTTRVGFSSAAVRPLVTSSRRDAVLPAGRSVSWRPSVLSVRPPAWPRPAPCCRVPLGVFWSVFLGFVWLHVLEVPDPSVVPHYQAGVVAFGLSAVVELLGEPFWVLAQAHLFVRLKVIAESLSIVSKCTLTVILVILYPQWGLHIFSLAQLLYTSVLVLCYVVCFAKFLGSPEATKKSFPITRMKGLLPNWMADKAFLNWKEAWLTWSFFKQSFLKQILTEGERYVMTFLNVINFGDQGVYDIVNNLGSLVARFIFLPIEESFYVFFAQVLERGKNVKDQKQDDVAMASNVLELLLKLVLLIGLTIAVFGCAFSQLALDIYGGSMLSSGTGPDLLRCYSLYVLFLAVNGVTECFTFASMCKEEVDRYNFVMLALSFVFLCISYFLTRWHGSVGFILANCFNMGIRIAHSIQYIYEYFKESSYRPLTGLLPSPFLILAYVISGGITVYSEAFFCCDKGWMSRLIHISIGALCFAATTITMFCTETKLVHFVRSQFLSQYMKKGT
- the RFT1 gene encoding protein RFT1 homolog isoform X2, which codes for MARSGAFLSCPCPQCCNAPHHCAHTRCLCSIHIHKWSWTPLAAISPHTEAVHCIAAHPAVSPRRHLLTGTTRVGFSSAAVRPLVTSSRRDAVLPAGRSVSWRPSVLSVRPPAWPRPAQVLFRAVTFGLNALTLRYLSRELLGVVSVRLTLLYSTAVFLAREAFRRACLSGGAERSWAATINLLWLTVPLGVFWSVFLGFVWLHVLEVPDPSVVPHYQAGVVAFGLSAVVELLGEPFWVLAQAHLFVRLKLLYTSVLVLCYVVCFAKFLGSPEATKKSFPITRMKGLLPNWMADKAFLNWKEAWLTWSFFKQSFLKQILTEGERYVMTFLNVINFGDQGVYDIVNNLGSLVARFIFLPIEESFYVFFAQVLERGKNVKDQKQDDVAMASNVLELLLKLVLLIGLTIAVFGCAFSQLALDIYGGSMLSSGTGPDLLRCYSLYVLFLAVNGVTECFTFASMCKEEVDRYNFVMLALSFVFLCISYFLTRWHGSVGFILANCFNMGIRIAHSIQYIYEYFKESSYRPLTGLLPSPFLILAYVISGGITVYSEAFFCCDKGWMSRLIHISIGALCFAATTITMFCTETKLVHFVRSQFLSQYMKKGT
- the RFT1 gene encoding protein RFT1 homolog isoform X6 is translated as MAAVGALRQTARLASSSALLQVLFRAVTFGLNALTLRYLSRELLGVVSVRLTLLYSTAVFLAREAFRRACLSGGAERSWAATINLLWLTVPLGVFWSVFLGFVWLHVLEVPDPSVVPHYQAGVVAFGLSAVVELLGEPFWVLAQAHLFVRLKVIAESLSIVSKCTLTVILVILYPQWGLHIFSLAQLLYTSVLVLCYVVCFAKFLGSPEATKKSFPITRMKGLLPNWMADKAFLNWKEAWLTWSFFKQSFLKQILTEGERYVMTFLNVINFGDQGVYDIVNNLGSLVARFIFLPIEESFYVFFAQVLERGKNVKDQKQDDVAMASNVLELLLKLVLLIGLTIAVFGCAFSQLALDIYGGSMLSSGTGPDLLRCYSLYVLFLAVNGVTECFTFASMCKEEVDRYNFVMLALSFVFLCISYFLTRWHGSVGFILANCFNMGIRIAHSIQYIYEYFKESSYRPLTGLLPSPFLILAYVISGGITVYSEAFFCCDKGWMSRLIHISIGALCFAATTITMFCTETKLVHFVRSQFLSQYMKKGT